gatggcgttccattcctcaaccaggattcgttgcaggtcagccagcgtggttgtgttggtcactctaacacgtacagcacgcccaagctgatcccacaagtgttgaattgggttgaggtctggactcttggcaggccgttccattctctctactcccacattgtggaggtagtctgtgataactcTGGCTCTgtggggcgagcgttgtcatcttggaggatgaagttaggttccagattgtggagatatgggatcgccactggctgcagaatctcatcccgatatctcactgcattgagatggccttcaatgatgacaagccttgttttgccagtgagggagatgccgccccacaccatgacacttcCGCCACCAAAAGCCGTTACTCCATCGgcgcaacaatcagcatagcgttctccgcgtcgtctcaatactttgaccctgccatccaacttttgcagacagaacctggactcatcactgaacatgacattcccccacatgtcgacaccagcgcaaacgggcctgacggtgaagggcagtcattgcaggcttcctggtagccttatgagaatacactgtttaccattggctgagcattttggcaaatttttcttaggcgctccccacataatcagctgtgctgctcatcccacaaatgcatgatccttacaagttggacatcattgcgaaggcaaataaacaggctttccaacgatgtaaaatacaatgccaattagcattgtaacaacagagaaataatccaccaaacacaagtttccgaactttgtttttccagtatatatatatattaatatatattatataatatgtaattttactgtcagaggaagaacaaacaaaatgtgttttagcaATTCCTGATTTTTATTTGCGTGCCTTTTTTTCAGCTATAAACTATGACTTTGTCCGAAGAGTTGGTCAGAAATACTTTGTGTCCTACAAGGAGAGAGACTCTTTCTCCAGGGCCGTTGAGTTCTGCTCCCAACGAAACTTAGAGCTGGCTTTGCCCCAGAACGAGGAGGAGAACAACATACTGACTCAGTTCTTTGGGGACGATTACAAAACTGCCTGGATCaacgtcaacaacaacaaagcagagGGGAATTTTGAGGCCGATATGAAAAaacgacctctgaccttcacCAAATGGGGAGAAGAGCAGCCAGACAGATCCATCCAGGACACAGGCTGCACCATGCTGTCAGAAAACGGTGTCTGGCGAGTAACACCCGACTGCTTCCTGAATGCTTACATCATTTGTCAGATGTAGAAAGGTCTTGTATCCATTGCAAGTCTCGCTGTAATTGAACGTTCTTCATGTGTCCCATGTCTTATATATTGGGAGTGAAGGGTTGTAACTGTCTTAAATATAAGTGGGCAGAAAAGTCATCCTCATGCAGTCACACCTGTTAATATCTGTGAATGAATCAATAGTGGTGTTAAACCTATCCTCATGGGACTACATGTAACCTGCTTCAAGGATCCAGTTATGaggaaaaaattttttttttgctttcaagTCTAACAGTTTCCCAAAACAATTATCCCTGATGAGGGATATCTAATGTGATATATTGTATATCCATCTCACTAAAAATGTATTACAGCTTCAGCAGCATGCCATTAATACTGTTGCACAGACATTGCTTTATGAAATGAAAGTAAACAATAAATGAAATACTATACAAGTTTAACAGAAACAAGGTGTATTGTTTTAGCATATGCTTAGCAGCTATGATgttgcgtgtagtgtcgcggacatgcagccactttcccagtaaaagtctccaccgcacattgagtttagtttagcaggttgtcagctgtgtgtcttccCGGCATAACTTTATGGTTTGTTGGACTtctgtccaacaaacagtgtatttgtgctaggttagcagctctagcattgccggaggctcgCCGTCGCACaagtagtctgcgtaactttagcgagtttccaacagaccgtgtgtgtgtgtgtgtgtgggcggtgagtgtgaggttgttggtggcgttctagctgtgaacgtaggtgtagcagtgtgtgtacagtttatttgtcggtgaataaatgctacgaaactacaactcctccgctcaagcgagccagagaccggagtcaacttcctgtatcctgcaactccggctccgcctcttaatgTGGGCTGTTAAgctggaccagctattctccttaaagtgacgagccgctcctctgagccgctcagctttagAGTTAATtatcaacatttcttttaaccgttttaaccgatagcgttaatcggttaaaatgcttaatgtcggttaacggttaaacggttaattatggacatccctaatttGTTGTTATGGTTTCAGAATGATGAAGACAGTTGGAGAACAATTAGATACAACATAGGATGTAGACTCTACTTCTCCTTGACAACTATCATGTTTTTCTCAAATGATAGACATTCTCAAATGGCTTGAAAAATATTGCACATAACTTCCGTAAATGGGAAACTTCTTTATGCCAACTTCAAGTTGGCATGGCTCTGTGAAGAAGGTAAACAATCAAAGGAATCTGTTGTTGCTCAGCTCTGTATTTTGCAGACTAGAGGGAGGTATGGTTCCTCCTTCTTTGATCATGCCCtgtaaaaacatgtttcatCATGCTTTTCATTTACTCTGAACTGCATGTCTCATATTTTCGACTGGGAAATATTTTCTTTGCCACTTTGCCGTGAAGCCGTGAAGAAGCAACACATCCAGATAACTCTACGTTTGTACTGTGAGTTCATTTTTGTTTATCACTAACTGGTACTAGATTGACGTCATTCAGATACTCTGAATAACTTTACTACATACTTGGATAGAAAATTCCATAACTTCCAACAAGATGGAAAATTCTGGAGACATAAATTGCAAAACGTGGCAAATGATTATCATCTTAGTTGTGCAATGAAtcactttgattttgttttacaacaaaaaaacaaaaaaatcataactAGCTGTCTGCAGTCAAGTTTAAATGCAGACTTTGTTATTAAATAGATATTTCCTGTCTGTGAGGCCTGAGTCTCAGTAgttgttttagtttcatttgtcagtaaatttgtaattttctaGTTTTCATTTTCTAGTAGTCATATTTCACCCTGCACCACCACCCCTAGAGACCCTAGGCACCCTCTTCATtagcaagtatttttttttaatgtgtgcaaAATGTAAAGGACTGTTTTATGGACAGGATGCTGTATTTTTAACTCTTCAGGAGATTTTTATAAGACTGCAAAAAGCCATGTgctatattttttaaacttaaaaaaaacaacttaattaCATTCGtcatacatacaggtacatacatgaaaattgacctctgcatttaacccatcctacgcattttaggagcagtgggctgctcaGAAGCACCCGGGGTTGTTCTTTGTCATAGTAACAGCCAACAGGAGTGTGTTGCATTTCGTCATTGGCTcttggtgggaaaaaaaagacctgTGCTAACCGCCAAAACATTTCAGAAGGAAATCAACACTTACAGTGTCAGTTGAGTTCTTGCATAATTTTCCTGCAGGACAGAATCCAGACTACAGTTGAGCTGACAGCGATGAATCCTGCAGGTTACCCGATTGAGAATGTTCCATTACAGGGGACATATGATGGACAGCATGGAGGACCTACAACGGTCCAGTACACCACTGTGAACATCAACACTGAGCCCCCcaaggaccacatcatctggtCACTCCTCTGCTTTATGTACTCAAACTCCTGCTGCCTCGGATTGGCAGCTCTCACCTTCTCTATCAAGGTGAGTTTCATTCACGGGGAATTTTCTGTTACTGCCTATCAAAGAAtattgggggaaaaaagagtTTTATTGCAAAACTATTGCAATCTCGAATAGCAGTTCTTACAAAGGAGAGATAGGGTTAATGGAAAACAAAGGTTTTTGCAGACTAGTAAGACGGAGCCCTCACTGAGTGCGTGACCAGAATCAATCAGAGGATGGGCAGTTGGGGGACAAGGAATATTCTACTCTAAGATTTTAGATATTATAGGTTTAAAGATTTCTGTTTTAACTattgaaacaataaaatacaaagaagttatgaaaaagaaaaaagatcaaAAAAAGATACTTTAAATGTGTAACAAACTATACTGGAAAATGTTCAATCTCTGAATCTTCATCTTCAGCAATTATGTAAAGAaagctatatactgtatgggaAAAGGGAGAATGGGTGGAAAAGAGAGTAAGCGATCTCATTTGCAGAATGAAAATACAGCAGGAGAATATGAGATTGTGCCGATGCTCAACTTTGAAATTACCTTGAGGTCGAGAAtaaatatgaatccacttttaaAAATCAATGTGCTTTTGTCCTTCCAGGCCAGAGACCGGAAGGTGGCTGGAGATCTGGAGGGCGCCCGACACTACGGCTCCACTGCCCGCTACCTCAACATCGGGGCCACAGTCCTGTTTTCCATCATGGtccttattttcattattacaaTCACTGTCGTGCTCGTAAAGACGAATGAGGCGTACAGAAGTTACAGTGGACACCACACAAACAACTACGGTTACAATCACAGAGGCTAAATTTCAAATAGTGTTGGAGTTGCCTACTGCTGTGGCTTAGTGATGCTTGTTGTTCTCTGCTTTATGGTTATGGCACAAACTGTTACCTTTTATGCCCTTCTACATATATCCTCAGTTAAAACAGATACTTATTTCTATGTGTGTTACAAAAGTCTTGGAACTCATCCATGTTTCCTTAATGCCAATCTGTAGTAGTTTGACATTTATGCCAgacttaaattcagatttcCTGTCAGCAAGGCGTCGAGcaactttaaaaagaaaacagtttcATCTGTCAATAAAGGTGTCTGTTTCATAACTCTGAATCGTGCTTGTGAGATTTTTTAAGCAGATTGTAGTTGTTTACACACTGGAATGATTTTCCACAATTATGGTGTTTAGATATTTTCACTGTGTTAATGTGTAACTTGCGGTGATTTCAAGCCAAAGAACTTCACCCAAAGTGGAAACAGGGTGACAGGGTGCACTATTTCCTTATTCtgactctgaaaaaaatatttattaacaaAGCTTGAGCCAGTGTTCtagacaacaccaagacaaaataatgtttcCTAAATCTGTATGAATAAATGtgggggaatgtgtgtgtgtgtgtgtgcgtgtgcaacAAGAGCAAGGCATTGAGCCTAGCACACCAAGGAGAAATGCACATGCTACACGTAAAAACACAGTGTATATAATGAATAGGAATTAAAGTGATCAATCAGACTAAAACAtttctggagtgaaatgtgggtaatttacagtttaaagtaactacattaataaaaatcaatatatCTTAATAGTGCTGGTCGCAGGCTGAAGGAACttctataaaaagtcatagtatcgtatgtcataaaaaatataaaaaacctcatagtatagtattgcataaaaatcattaaaaagtcatagtctgtcataaaaagttattaaaaagtcatagtatagtatgtcattaaaaaatcaTAACTAGCTGTCTGCAGTCAAGTTTAAATGCAGACTTTGTTATTAAATAGATATTTCCTGTCTGTGAGGCCTGAGTCTCAGTAgttgttttagtttcatttgtcagtaaatttgtaattttctaGTTTTCATTTTCTAGTAGTCATATTTCACCCTGCACCACCACCCGTAGAGACCCTAGGCACCCTCTTCATtagcaagtatttttttttaatgtgtgcaaAATGTAAAGGACTGTTTTATGGACAGGATGCTGTATTTTTAACTCTTCAGGAGATTTTTATAAGACTGCAAAAAGCCATGTgctatattttttaaacttaaaaaaacaaaacttaattACATTCGtcatacatacaggtacatacatgaaaattgacctctgcatttaacccatcctacgcattttaggagcagtgggctgctcaGAAGCACCCGGGGTTGTTCTTTGTCATAGTAACAGCCAACAGGAGTGTGTTGCATTTCGTCATTGGCTcttggtggggaaaaaaaatacctGTGCTAACCGCCAAAACACTTCGAGAGGAAATCAACACTTACAGTGGCAGTCGAGTTCTTGCATAATTTTCCTGCAGGCCAGAATCCAGACTACAGTTGAGCTGACAGCGATGAATCCTGAAGGTTACCCGAT
The nucleotide sequence above comes from Sebastes fasciatus isolate fSebFas1 chromosome 4, fSebFas1.pri, whole genome shotgun sequence. Encoded proteins:
- the LOC141766790 gene encoding dispanin subfamily A member 2b-like: MNPAGYPIENVPLQGTYDGQHGGPTTVQYTTVNINTEPPKDHIIWSLLCFMYSNSCCLGLAALTFSIKARDRKVAGDLEGARHYGSTARYLNIGATVLFSIMVLIFIITITVVLVKTNEAYRSYSGHHTNNYGYNHRG
- the LOC141766785 gene encoding mannose-binding protein C-like isoform X2 — encoded protein: MRMFLLFCVLCLMTSTGYSQDPGPRGPPGPRGVPGMPGPPGFAGPSGRTGAPGLPGALGRPGPAIFCGRDLSDSISRDLGTLKNSHAKLELAINYDFVRRVGQKYFVSYKERDSFSRAVEFCSQRNLELALPQNEEENNILTQFFGDDYKTAWINVNNNKAEGNFEADMKKRPLTFTKWGEEQPDRSIQDTGCTMLSENGVWRVTPDCFLNAYIICQM